A genomic region of Colletotrichum destructivum chromosome 1, complete sequence contains the following coding sequences:
- a CDS encoding Putative ribonuclease H-like superfamily: MDRPHDEQLRMLLIRAFEKRMKFEEGSHQEVEEDPKTIVLDPLALDHQTAAKKAATKGTSIAKPTLSKAATHFVGPPLEPSRSDKLAPAAFDALLKQDFPRFKNMKAGDLSEEGMTFVAWDLARRYPSSFIGKMNRPKAQPFFDDMTEEQTWDFFYVYHPQALDSSPYIFVPTEQFQHFLNVINASIQTNLTIPAGKPGEMFYVTFGPSCTIRPKYIARSASHNEYRAVRDTIPPPEEEDACAGATAFGKEMLLSLLNMHNNYKDTKTKNSKRKQKKALNREESLYDAQLYLGLRPKASDVKEKEKETALDKPLPHAHEQDVVFVCIDIEVAEEHHGTVLEIGLSILDTRNLAGVPPGENGRNWVPFIKNRHLITDEYRHIRNRKYIKGCPELFNFGKSEYPKLSDLGPSIIAAINNLSEAGQKDDSEADRRFRNIVLVGHDLRADLGFLERMGVELWTVGGVMSRTLDTKDIHQAWRQQSQGRSLAMVLTDLDIPHSNLHNAGNDAAYTLQAMLGVAVAAMVDKSQKKNADLEAEEQPVGV, from the exons ATGGACCGGCCTCACGACGAACAACTGAGGATGCTTCTCATCCGGGCCTTCGAAAAGAGAATGAAGTTTGAGGAAGGCTCGCATCAAGAGGTGGAAGAAGACCCGAAGACCATCGTTCTCGaccccctcgccctcgaccaccagaccgccgccaagaaggccgccacGAAGGGAACATCCATCGCCAAGCCGACGCTCAGCAAAGCAGCTACCCACTTCGTCGGACCGCCCCTCGAGCCATCCAGATCCGACAAGCTGGCGCCTGCCGCTTTCGACGCTCTCCTCAAACAGGACTTTCCCAGGTTCAAGAACATGAAAGCCGGCGACCTCTCGGAGGAAGGCATGACCTTCGTCGCATGGGACCTGGCTCGGAGATATCCCTCGAGCTTCATAGGCAAGATGAACCGCCCCAAG GCGCAgcccttcttcgacgacATGACCGAGGAGCAGACCTGGGACTT CTTCTACGTCTACCACCCACAAGCGTTGGACAGTAGCCCCTACATCTTCGTCCCGACCGAGCAATTCCAGCACTTCCTCAACGTCATCAACGCCTCAATCCAGACGAACCTGACTATCCCCGCCGGCAAGCCGGGCGAGATGTTCTACGTCACCTTCGGACCCAGCTGCACGATTCGCCCAAAGTACATCGCCCGCTCGGCCTCGCACAACGAGTACCGAGCCGTCCGTGACACGATCCCTCcccccgaggaggaggacgcctGCGCCGGCGCGACCGCCTTCGGCAAGGAGATGCTTCTGTCCCTCCTCAACATGCATAACAATTACAAGGacaccaagaccaagaacaGCAAGAGGAAGCAGAAAAAGGCCCTTAACCGCGAGGAGTCCCTCTACGACGCGCAGCTGTACCTCGGCCTCCGTCCTAAGGCGAGCGACgtcaaggaaaaggagaaggagactGCTCTGGATAAGCCGTTGCCCCACGCGCACGAGCAAGACGTTGTGTTTGTGTGCATCGATatcgaggtcgccgaggagcatCACGGTACCGTCCTCGAGATCGGATTGTCGATCTTGGACACCAGGAACCTTGCTGGCGTCCCGCCCGGTGAGAACGGCCGCAACTGGGTCCCGTTTATCAAGAACCGCCACCTCATCACCGATGAGTATCGACACATCCGCAACCGCAAGTACATCAAGGGCTGCCCCGAGCTCTTCAACTTCGG TAAGAGTGAGTATCCCAAGCTCAGCGATCTCGGCCCCTCGATCATTGCGGCTATTAACAACCTCTCCGAGGCCGGCCAAAAGGACGACTCCGAGGCCGACAGACGTTTCCGcaacatcgtcctcgtcggccacgaCCTTCGAGCCGATCTCGGCTTCCTAGAGAGGATGGGCGTCGAGTTGTggaccgtcggcggcgtcatgaGCCGCACACTCGACACGAAGGACATACATCAGGCGTGGCGCCAGCAGTCTCAGGGCCGTAGCCTGGCCATGGTGCTGACCGACCTGGACATTCCGCACAGCAACCTCCACAACGCGGGCAACGACGCGGCGTACACACTGCAGGCGATGCTCGGTGTGGCGGTTGCGGCGATGGTGGACAAGAGCCAGAAGAAGAATGCTGATCTTGAGGCTGAGGAGCAGCCGGTTGGCGTTTGA
- a CDS encoding Putative DnaJ domain, Chaperone J-domain superfamily codes for MASVLAVGAGAAVAAFLGRAGLVAWRRSRGGVGAMGKAFYKGGFEPKMNKREACLILSLQESGVSRDKIRKAHRTLMLLNHPDRGGSPYLATKVNEAKELLEKTTS; via the exons ATGGCTTCTGTCCTTGCTGTCGGAgccggcgctgccgtcgcAGCTTTCCTG GGCCGGGCCGGTCTCGTCGCATGGCGCCGAtctcgcggcggcgtcggcgcgaTGGGCAAGGCTTTTTACAAGGGCGGCTTCGAGCCCAAGATGAACAAGCGCGAGGCCTGCCTCATCCTCTCACTCCA AGAGAGCGGTGTCAGCCGTGACAAGATCCGCAAGGCGCACCGCACGCTGATGCTCCTCAACCACCCCGACCGCGGAGGGAGCCCCTACCTCGCGACTAAGgtcaacgaggccaaggagttGCTCGAGAAAACGACGTCTTGA